A single region of the Mycobacterium lentiflavum genome encodes:
- a CDS encoding class I SAM-dependent methyltransferase, with protein MTDRRERAMSFGSIAEDYDGLRPQAPQEAVDWLVPPGCGVAVDVGAGTGLFSRTLVDKAADVIAVEPDARMRKVLTERSPEIRALEGRGESIPLPDAAADAVFVSSAWHWMDHGRALPEIGRVLRDGGRFGLIWTSRDREVDWVRDLGRLPGQDLEEVRSVDRFRQRLHFELPEPQIFHNIEREIFPFVRTMTLEDAVAMLATYSRAIIASPEDRTQTLDAARSAMQARFPGADAIDIPMRAWCWRADRISRGTEQ; from the coding sequence GTGACTGACCGCCGAGAACGCGCAATGTCCTTCGGATCGATCGCCGAAGACTACGACGGGCTGCGGCCCCAGGCCCCGCAGGAAGCGGTGGACTGGCTGGTGCCGCCCGGTTGCGGGGTTGCCGTCGACGTCGGGGCGGGTACCGGACTATTCAGCCGCACCCTGGTGGACAAGGCGGCAGACGTCATCGCGGTGGAGCCCGACGCGCGAATGCGCAAGGTGCTGACCGAGCGGTCTCCGGAAATCCGTGCGCTCGAGGGGCGCGGCGAATCGATCCCGCTTCCGGACGCCGCCGCGGACGCGGTGTTCGTTTCGTCGGCGTGGCACTGGATGGATCACGGACGGGCCCTGCCCGAGATTGGTCGGGTGCTGCGTGACGGCGGTCGCTTCGGCCTGATCTGGACCAGCCGCGACCGCGAGGTCGACTGGGTGCGTGACCTCGGCCGGCTGCCCGGCCAGGACCTCGAAGAAGTCCGATCGGTCGATCGCTTCCGGCAGCGTCTGCACTTCGAGCTTCCCGAGCCGCAGATCTTTCACAACATCGAGCGCGAAATCTTCCCGTTCGTGCGGACGATGACGCTCGAGGACGCCGTCGCGATGCTGGCGACTTACAGCCGCGCGATCATCGCCTCCCCGGAGGACCGCACCCAGACGCTCGACGCAGCGCGCTCGGCGATGCAGGCACGCTTTCCCGGTGCCGACGCGATCGATATCCCGATGCGCGCATGGTGTTGGCGCGCCGACCGCATTTCGCGCGGTACCGAGCAGTGA
- a CDS encoding glycosyltransferase, producing the protein MKFVLASYGTRGDIEPSVAVGRELLRRGHDVQMAVSPDLVDFAEAAGLSAVGYGLDTQEWLDTYRDFWASAFHNAWKVPALIGMWRELRDSVIRSWVQMSETLTPLADGADVLFTGESFMETAANVAEYYDLPLATLHYLPIRSNGQLVPIVPPPVARSAMSVSNWVTWRMTKHLEDAQRRELGLPKATRPASRRITDRGSLEIQAYDDACFPGLEAEWAKWKGQRPFVGALTLELMTDADEEVASWIAAGTSPICFGFGSMRVESPAETVEMISAACAELGERALMCSGWSDFGDVPHFDNVKVVGEVNYAAIFPACRAVVHHGGTGTTAAGLRAGVPTLVLSMDLVQTIWGTQITRLKVGAARRFANTTRESLVADLRKILSPECVTRAREFATRMSKPDASVATAADLLEGLAGPERTAGRVVSPVLRSGS; encoded by the coding sequence ATGAAATTTGTGCTCGCAAGTTATGGAACTCGGGGGGATATCGAGCCGTCAGTCGCTGTCGGCCGCGAGCTGCTGCGCCGAGGGCACGACGTGCAGATGGCCGTCTCGCCGGATCTCGTTGACTTCGCCGAGGCCGCCGGGCTTTCCGCGGTCGGCTATGGGCTCGACACCCAGGAATGGCTGGATACCTACCGCGACTTCTGGGCGTCCGCCTTCCACAATGCATGGAAAGTCCCCGCTCTGATCGGGATGTGGCGCGAACTTCGCGATTCCGTCATCCGCAGCTGGGTGCAGATGAGCGAGACGCTGACACCGCTGGCCGACGGGGCCGACGTGCTGTTCACTGGCGAGAGCTTCATGGAAACCGCGGCCAACGTCGCGGAGTACTACGACCTGCCGCTGGCCACTCTGCACTACCTCCCGATCCGGTCCAACGGCCAGCTCGTCCCGATCGTGCCCCCGCCAGTGGCGCGCTCGGCCATGAGCGTGTCCAACTGGGTCACGTGGCGGATGACGAAACACCTCGAGGATGCGCAGCGCCGTGAATTGGGCCTGCCCAAGGCAACTCGTCCCGCCTCGCGACGCATCACCGACCGTGGATCGCTGGAAATCCAGGCCTACGACGACGCTTGTTTTCCGGGCCTGGAAGCCGAATGGGCGAAATGGAAGGGGCAGCGACCCTTCGTCGGCGCGCTGACATTGGAATTGATGACCGATGCCGACGAGGAAGTCGCGTCGTGGATCGCCGCCGGAACGTCGCCGATCTGCTTCGGCTTCGGCAGCATGCGCGTCGAATCTCCGGCCGAGACGGTCGAAATGATCAGCGCGGCATGCGCGGAACTCGGTGAGCGGGCGTTGATGTGCTCCGGGTGGAGCGACTTCGGCGACGTGCCGCATTTCGACAACGTCAAGGTGGTCGGCGAAGTCAACTATGCGGCAATCTTTCCCGCTTGCCGAGCGGTAGTGCACCACGGCGGCACGGGCACCACGGCCGCGGGTCTGCGCGCAGGAGTTCCCACGTTGGTCCTGTCGATGGACCTCGTTCAGACGATCTGGGGAACTCAGATCACCCGCCTGAAGGTCGGTGCCGCCCGGCGGTTTGCGAACACGACCCGCGAATCGTTGGTCGCCGATCTGCGCAAGATCCTCAGCCCGGAGTGCGTGACCCGAGCCCGCGAATTCGCGACTCGGATGAGCAAACCCGATGCGAGCGTTGCCACCGCGGCCGATCTCCTCGAGGGACTTGCCGGCCCGGAGCGGACCGCCGGGCGCGTGGTCAGCCCAGTTCTGCGCTCAGGTAGCTGA
- a CDS encoding class I SAM-dependent methyltransferase produces the protein MSSDHAARTEGDSWDLASSVGATATMVAASRALASRGPDPLLDDRFAEPLVRAVGHPFFTRMLDGDIPLDDEDVPLTAQQRCEQMAVRTRFFDNFFLAAAASGIRQAVILAAGLDARAYRLPWPAGTVVFEVDQPEVILFKGTTLAQIGAEPTAERRAVGVDLRDDWPSALRDNFFDTAAPTAWIAEGLLPYLPPDAQDRLLDNITALSAPGSRLATENIADMRVFTDERARALRSGWQKHGLDFDVADLVWVGERRQAGEHLAGTGWSVTRHLTEDLYAENGFELPDHELLAEFRRTISYLSAELG, from the coding sequence GTGTCATCGGATCACGCAGCGCGCACCGAAGGGGACAGTTGGGATCTCGCGTCCAGTGTGGGAGCGACGGCGACGATGGTGGCCGCATCTCGCGCGCTGGCATCACGTGGACCGGATCCGCTGCTCGACGATCGGTTCGCCGAGCCGTTGGTGCGGGCGGTGGGGCACCCGTTCTTCACCCGCATGCTCGACGGCGATATTCCGCTGGACGACGAGGACGTGCCCCTGACCGCACAGCAGCGCTGCGAGCAGATGGCCGTGCGCACAAGGTTTTTCGATAACTTCTTTCTTGCAGCAGCCGCGAGTGGGATCCGTCAGGCCGTCATCTTGGCGGCTGGGCTCGACGCCCGGGCCTACCGGTTGCCGTGGCCGGCGGGCACGGTGGTCTTCGAGGTGGACCAGCCGGAGGTGATTTTGTTCAAGGGCACCACGTTGGCTCAGATCGGCGCCGAACCGACCGCCGAGCGCCGAGCGGTGGGCGTCGACCTGCGCGATGACTGGCCTAGCGCCTTGCGCGACAACTTCTTTGACACCGCGGCCCCGACAGCGTGGATCGCTGAGGGCCTGCTGCCCTATCTGCCACCGGATGCCCAGGACCGGCTGCTGGACAACATCACCGCACTCAGCGCCCCCGGCAGCCGGCTGGCCACCGAGAACATCGCCGACATGCGCGTGTTCACCGACGAGCGTGCGCGGGCGTTACGCAGCGGTTGGCAAAAGCACGGACTCGATTTCGACGTCGCCGATTTGGTGTGGGTCGGTGAGCGCCGTCAAGCCGGCGAGCACCTGGCGGGAACCGGCTGGAGTGTCACCCGGCACCTCACCGAAGACCTTTACGCCGAAAACGGATTCGAGCTGCCGGATCACGAACTGCTGGCCGAGTTTCGGCGCACCATCAGCTACCTGAGCGCAGAACTGGGCTGA
- a CDS encoding glycoside hydrolase encodes MAIAASLVVSAGMIYAQGTKSPSYVEPPTATPTVTAAPPPKDPATGLGPHVATPAEAEALAALAVTAPTGAQSFQFPLPAGVASEDRLQVKTIWAARVISVLFPQIKTIYGYRQDPLPWHPNGLAIDVMIPDHGSPEGIELGNQIAGYALANAKRWGINHVIWRQKIYPGPNSGAWTADLGSETANHYDHVHIATGGGGYPKGNEVYYIASMTPAPQE; translated from the coding sequence ATGGCGATCGCGGCCTCGCTCGTCGTTTCTGCCGGCATGATTTACGCCCAGGGAACGAAGTCCCCGAGCTACGTCGAACCCCCGACCGCAACCCCGACGGTAACCGCCGCCCCGCCCCCGAAAGACCCGGCGACGGGACTCGGCCCGCACGTCGCCACTCCCGCGGAGGCCGAAGCACTGGCGGCCCTGGCCGTGACCGCGCCTACCGGGGCGCAGAGCTTCCAATTCCCGTTACCCGCCGGCGTCGCGTCCGAGGACCGGTTGCAGGTCAAGACAATCTGGGCGGCTCGCGTCATCAGCGTGTTGTTCCCGCAGATCAAGACCATCTACGGGTACCGGCAAGATCCGTTGCCGTGGCACCCCAACGGGTTGGCGATCGACGTGATGATCCCGGACCATGGCAGCCCCGAAGGCATCGAACTCGGCAATCAGATCGCCGGATATGCACTGGCGAATGCGAAGCGCTGGGGCATCAACCACGTGATCTGGCGGCAGAAGATCTACCCGGGCCCCAATTCAGGGGCCTGGACAGCCGACCTTGGTTCCGAAACCGCCAACCATTACGACCACGTCCATATCGCCACTGGCGGGGGCGGATATCCCAAGGGCAACGAGGTCTACTACATCGCGTCCATGACGCCTGCGCCGCAGGAGTAA